In Zingiber officinale cultivar Zhangliang chromosome 6A, Zo_v1.1, whole genome shotgun sequence, a single genomic region encodes these proteins:
- the LOC121997752 gene encoding beta-glucuronosyltransferase GlcAT14B-like yields the protein METKPPQPPTAQHLPQQWRRKWVVPLLASFFLSSLLISAFLFSSSSSSSFAAISLSRQALLLFSFSQIASPSYEDSLFVESKLHQLSQSSSSGRSVPRLAYLISGSSGDGPSIQRTLRALYHPTNQYVLHLDLESPAVERLDLATAIRGDPVYARFGNVRVVTRANLVTYRGPTMVANTLHAASILLKESGDWDWFINLSASDYPLITQDDLLYTLSSLPRDFNYIEHTSDIGWKEFHRARPLIIDPGLYSLQKADVFWVTEKRGLPSAFKLFTGSAWMMLTRQFIEYLIWGWDNLPRTVLMYYANFLSSPEGYFHTVICNAPEFRNTTVNHDLHFISWDNPPKQHPHFLTLDDFSGMVDSNAPFARKFGRDDPVLDKIDKELLGRDPGGFIWGAWHDRLKKNSSNDQHYIIKTVADLRRGPGAQRLKALITSLISADGFSERHCV from the exons ATGGAGACGAAGCCGCCGCAGCCACCGACGGCACAGCATCTGCCGCAGCAGTGGCGGAGGAAGTGGGTGGTGCCCTTGCTCGCctctttcttcctctcctcactCCTCATATCTGCCTTCCTgttctcctcctcttcgtcctcaTCCTTCGCCGCCATCTCCTTGTCTCGCCaggcccttctcctcttctccttctcgcAAATCGCCTCCCCGAGCTACGAGGATTCGCTTTTCGTCGAGTCCAAACTCCACCAGCTGTCGCAGTCCTCCTCCTCGGGGCGGTCGGTCCCCCGCCTGGCCTACCTCATCTCCGGCTCCTCCGGCGATGGACCCAGCATCCAGCGGACCCTTCGAGCGCTTTACCATCCGACCAACCAGTACGTTCTCCACCTCGATCTCGAGTCCCCGGCCGTGGAACGGTTAGATCTTGCGACGGCTATCCGGGGCGACCCCGTCTATGCTCGCTTTGGTAACGTCAGGGTGGTCACTCGCGCGAACCTCGTCACTTACCGAGGTCCCACCATGGTTGCCAACACCCTCCATGCGGCCTCCATTCTCCTCAAGGAGTCCGGCGACTGGGACTGGTTCATTAATCTCAGCGCCTCCGATTACCCTCTCATCACGCAGGACG ATCTACTCTACACACTATCAAGTTTGCCTAGAGATTTCAACTATATTGAGCACACTAGTGACATTGGATGGAAAGA GTTCCACAGGGCTAGGCCTTTGATTATAGATCCCGGGCTTTATAGCTTGCAGAAGGCAGATGTGTTCTGGGTTACTGAAAAAAGGGGTCTACCTTCTGCATTCAAGCTATTTACTG GCTCTGCTTGGATGATGCTTACACGTCAGTTTATTGAATATTTGATATGGGGATGGGACAACCTTCCAAGAACAGTGCTAATGTATTATGCGAACTTTCTCTCATCGCCTGAAGGATACTTCCACACAGTAATCTGCAACGCTCCTGAGTTCCGCAACACCACTGTCAACCACGACCTGCATTTCATATCTTGGGATAACCCTCCGAAGCAGCACCCACACTTCCTAACACTAGATGACTTCTCAGGCATGGTAGATAGCAATGCTCCATTTGCAAGGAAGTTTGGCCGAGATGACCCAGTACTAGACAAGATTGACAAGGAACTCCTTGGCCGTGATCCCGGTGGTTTTATTTGGGGTGCATGGCACGACAGACTAAAAAAGAATTCTAGCAATGATCAACATTACATTATTAAGACAGTTGCTGATCTCAGGCGAGGGCCAGGTGCTCAAAGGCTTAAAGCTCTAATAACCAGTCTTATTTCGGCAGATGGTTTCAGCGAGCGGCATTGTGTTTGA